One window of the Actinomyces wuliandei genome contains the following:
- a CDS encoding SseB family protein, with protein MVYLPSTGGSSAYGAEIELRQTQDGRVALLAYTALDRLVRGMGPHQPWVLYPTDRLGDLDSVQPYQVIYLDPEVPREQWRQPGQQEAAR; from the coding sequence GTGGTCTATCTGCCCTCAACCGGGGGCAGCAGCGCCTACGGGGCGGAGATCGAGCTGCGCCAGACCCAGGACGGGCGCGTGGCGCTGCTGGCCTACACGGCCCTGGACCGCCTGGTGCGGGGCATGGGACCCCACCAGCCCTGGGTCCTCTACCCCACCGACCGGCTGGGGGACCTGGACTCGGTGCAGCCCTACCAGGTGATCTACCTGGACCCTGAGGTGCCGCGTGAGCAGTGGCGCCAGCCCGGCCAGCAGGAGGCGGCGCGGTGA
- a CDS encoding PLP-dependent transferase → MTESLSKPLPEPLTSQQPACRTFPVHHHPTTPPADDPHTARLHLETLLVQAGTGTDPATGAVTTPVHLSTAYGHPGLQQSTGYDYTRTANPTRDVLQDALARLEGGTAGFALSSGMAALELAVLTLAPHGSRIVALQDLYGGSFRYLEVLDEEGSYTVDFVVGVEGLRAALATPASLVVIESPTNPMMTEIDIREAAQLAHAAGARLVVDNTFLTPLRQRPLEEGADLVVHSATKYLGGHNDVMAGVVVVGDNDLAERLSYRLNTTGATLGPFDCFLLLRGLKTLALRLERHEANARAVAAALEASPAVARVLYPGRSGMVSAELAESVDVAAFLGAVRVFTFTESLGGVESLVTCPVAQTHMDVPEEVRAAYGLTDRLVRLSVGVEHAGDLVADLEQALETAQG, encoded by the coding sequence ATGACCGAGTCCCTGAGCAAGCCACTGCCTGAGCCGCTGACCAGCCAGCAGCCCGCCTGCCGCACCTTCCCCGTCCACCACCACCCGACCACCCCGCCCGCCGACGACCCGCACACCGCCAGGCTGCACCTGGAGACGCTGCTGGTCCAGGCGGGCACGGGCACGGACCCGGCCACCGGGGCGGTCACCACCCCGGTCCACCTGTCCACCGCCTACGGGCACCCGGGGCTGCAGCAGTCCACCGGCTACGACTACACGCGCACGGCCAACCCCACCCGCGACGTCCTCCAGGACGCCCTGGCACGGCTGGAGGGCGGGACGGCGGGCTTCGCCCTGTCCTCAGGCATGGCGGCCCTGGAGCTGGCGGTGCTGACCCTGGCGCCCCACGGCAGCCGGATCGTGGCCCTCCAGGACCTCTACGGGGGGTCCTTCCGCTACCTGGAGGTCCTGGACGAGGAGGGCTCCTACACGGTTGACTTCGTGGTGGGTGTCGAGGGGCTGCGTGCCGCCCTGGCCACGCCCGCCTCCCTGGTGGTCATCGAGTCGCCCACCAACCCGATGATGACGGAGATCGACATCCGTGAGGCGGCGCAGCTGGCCCACGCGGCCGGGGCCAGGCTGGTGGTGGACAACACCTTCCTCACCCCCCTGCGCCAGCGGCCCCTGGAGGAGGGGGCGGACCTGGTGGTGCACTCGGCCACCAAGTACCTGGGCGGTCACAACGACGTCATGGCCGGGGTGGTGGTGGTCGGCGACAACGACCTGGCCGAGCGCCTGAGCTATCGGCTGAATACTACCGGGGCCACGCTGGGGCCCTTCGACTGCTTCCTGCTGCTGCGCGGGCTCAAGACGCTGGCGCTGCGCCTGGAGCGCCACGAGGCCAACGCCCGCGCCGTGGCGGCGGCCCTGGAGGCCAGCCCGGCGGTGGCCCGGGTGCTCTACCCGGGGCGCTCAGGGATGGTCAGCGCCGAGCTGGCGGAGTCGGTGGACGTGGCGGCCTTCCTGGGGGCGGTGCGGGTGTTCACCTTCACCGAGTCCCTGGGCGGGGTGGAGTCCCTGGTGACCTGCCCGGTGGCGCAGACCCACATGGACGTGCCCGAGGAGGTGCGCGCCGCCTACGGGCTGACGGACCGGCTGGTGCGCCTGAGCGTGGGCGTGGAGCACGCGGGAGACCTAGTGGCGGACCTGGAGCAGGCCCTGGAGACGGCGCAGGGATGA
- a CDS encoding MalY/PatB family protein yields the protein MPLTTPPTTAAQPVTHPVIRTVTHTVTQPTTPTIPSLGLRPGRGHPSRHEPGGGHQPPTAITPPVDFDLVRDRRGTASLKWDFASQRGRPEGALPLWVADMDHATAPSVVSALLWRTRHGVFGYSEPDAAYHAALTGWMARRYGWRVESSWNTVTPGVVPALALAVRACTAPGEAVVIEEPVYYPFREVVEANGRVVASVPLVQDARGRYQRDLAALEATLRSSGARLMILCNPHNPVGRVWTRPELEALAALAHRYDLTVVSDEVHADLALPGHTTTPFASLDEETSARTLTCTSPSKSFNLAGLQVANILVSSPLLRAAFRRELAATGYSQPNALGLVACRAAYESGEAWLDSLRDHVQSAREHVAQRLEAVPGVSLCPAEGTYLLWLDCRDLLGRTGLGTGDLDAVMTHRAGLWLDDGRMFGTGGEGFTRLNVACPRVTLDDALDRLEAAVSALLAGADHGRRLSA from the coding sequence ATGCCACTGACCACACCACCGACCACCGCCGCCCAGCCCGTTACTCACCCCGTCATCCGCACCGTCACCCACACCGTCACGCAGCCCACCACCCCGACCATCCCGTCTCTGGGCCTCAGGCCGGGGCGGGGACACCCCAGTCGGCACGAGCCCGGGGGCGGTCACCAGCCTCCTACGGCGATCACACCGCCCGTCGACTTCGACCTGGTCCGCGACCGCCGTGGCACGGCCAGCCTGAAGTGGGACTTCGCCTCCCAGCGCGGCCGCCCCGAGGGCGCCCTGCCCCTGTGGGTGGCTGACATGGACCACGCCACCGCGCCCTCGGTCGTCAGCGCGCTGCTGTGGCGCACCCGCCACGGCGTCTTCGGCTACTCCGAGCCTGACGCCGCCTACCACGCAGCCCTGACCGGCTGGATGGCCCGCCGCTACGGCTGGAGGGTGGAGTCCTCCTGGAACACGGTGACACCCGGGGTGGTCCCCGCCCTGGCCCTGGCGGTGCGGGCCTGTACCGCCCCCGGTGAGGCGGTCGTCATCGAGGAGCCCGTCTACTACCCCTTCCGGGAGGTGGTGGAGGCCAACGGCCGGGTGGTGGCCAGCGTGCCGCTGGTCCAGGACGCCCGGGGCCGCTACCAGCGCGACCTGGCCGCCCTGGAGGCCACGCTGCGCTCCTCGGGCGCCCGCCTGATGATCCTGTGCAACCCGCACAACCCGGTGGGCCGGGTGTGGACCCGCCCCGAGCTGGAGGCCCTGGCGGCCCTGGCCCACCGCTACGACCTCACCGTCGTCTCCGACGAGGTGCACGCCGACCTGGCCCTGCCGGGCCACACCACCACCCCCTTCGCCTCCCTGGACGAGGAGACCTCGGCCCGGACACTGACCTGCACGTCCCCGTCGAAGTCCTTCAACCTGGCCGGGCTGCAGGTGGCCAACATCCTGGTGAGCAGCCCCCTGCTGCGGGCCGCCTTCCGGCGCGAGCTGGCCGCGACCGGCTACTCCCAGCCCAACGCCCTGGGGCTGGTGGCCTGCCGGGCCGCCTACGAGTCGGGGGAAGCCTGGCTGGACTCCCTGCGGGACCATGTCCAGTCGGCACGTGAGCACGTGGCGCAGCGCCTGGAGGCCGTGCCCGGGGTGAGCCTGTGCCCGGCGGAGGGCACCTACCTGCTGTGGCTGGACTGCCGTGACCTGCTGGGGCGCACGGGGCTGGGCACCGGTGACCTGGACGCTGTCATGACCCACCGGGCCGGGCTGTGGCTGGACGACGGCCGCATGTTCGGCACCGGCGGGGAGGGGTTCACCCGGCTCAACGTGGCCTGCCCGCGCGTCACCCTCGACGACGCCCTGGACCGCCTGGAGGCGGCGGTGTCCGCCCTGCTGGCCGGGGCCGACCACGGCAGGCGGCTGTCCGCCTAG
- a CDS encoding NaeI family type II restriction endonuclease produces MTVPVLPESAPAPDPGAAAVVAELARLDPDGSRMARVFRATFDQLYDGQHTGRYSLDQLFKTEKTHFGTLIKINLQRELLLADGSVLDFSSL; encoded by the coding sequence GTGACCGTGCCCGTCCTCCCCGAGTCGGCTCCTGCCCCCGACCCCGGGGCTGCTGCTGTGGTGGCAGAGCTGGCCCGGCTCGACCCCGACGGCTCGAGGATGGCGCGCGTGTTCCGGGCGACCTTTGACCAGCTCTACGACGGCCAGCACACAGGGCGCTACAGCCTGGACCAGCTGTTCAAGACGGAGAAGACGCACTTCGGCACGCTCATCAAGATCAACCTCCAGCGCGAGCTCTTACTTGCCGACGGTAGCGTGCTGGACTTCAGCAGCCTCTGA
- a CDS encoding DNA cytosine methyltransferase: protein MRRNPGLSVLEICAGAGGQSSGLEAAGFSHRLAVEIDRDAAATLRLNRPSWHVHEGDVRDITGRDYRGVDLLAGGVPCPPFSIAGRQLGADDERDLFPEAIRLVREARPAAVMLENVKGLASARFAPYRHSVLAALDAMGYDADWQLLNSSEFGVPQLRPRFILVAMRRHSRRRFEWPRAHGTPSTVGEVLGPLMGSRGWRGAEAWARRANSIAPTLVGGSKKHGGADLGPTRAKQAWLALGVDGKGIADSAPPADAPVDHLPRLTNQMAARLQGFDPAWVFAGRKTSVYRQIGNAFPPPAAEAIARSVAEALGAVPSRGTDTGGRLRAVS from the coding sequence GTGCGACGTAACCCCGGGCTGAGTGTGCTGGAGATCTGTGCGGGTGCGGGCGGCCAGTCCTCCGGGCTGGAGGCGGCCGGGTTCAGCCACCGCCTGGCCGTGGAGATCGACCGGGACGCGGCTGCGACGCTGCGGCTCAACCGCCCCTCCTGGCACGTCCACGAGGGGGACGTGCGCGACATCACCGGGCGTGACTACAGGGGCGTCGACCTCCTGGCCGGCGGGGTACCCTGCCCGCCGTTCTCCATCGCCGGCAGGCAGCTGGGCGCCGACGACGAGCGAGACCTCTTCCCGGAGGCGATCCGCCTGGTCCGTGAGGCCCGTCCCGCCGCAGTCATGCTGGAGAACGTCAAGGGGCTCGCCTCCGCACGCTTCGCCCCCTACCGGCACTCGGTCCTTGCTGCCCTCGACGCCATGGGCTACGACGCCGACTGGCAGCTGCTCAACTCCAGCGAGTTCGGCGTCCCCCAGCTGCGGCCCCGGTTCATCCTCGTGGCGATGAGGCGTCACAGCCGCCGTCGGTTTGAGTGGCCGCGCGCCCACGGCACTCCGTCCACGGTCGGTGAGGTGCTCGGCCCGCTCATGGGCTCCCGCGGGTGGCGGGGAGCTGAGGCCTGGGCCAGGAGGGCCAACAGCATCGCGCCGACGCTGGTCGGAGGCTCCAAGAAGCACGGTGGGGCCGACCTGGGACCCACACGGGCAAAGCAGGCCTGGCTGGCACTTGGTGTCGACGGCAAGGGGATCGCCGACTCCGCACCTCCAGCAGACGCCCCGGTGGACCACCTGCCCAGGCTCACCAACCAGATGGCCGCTCGGCTCCAGGGCTTTGACCCGGCATGGGTGTTCGCCGGGCGCAAGACCTCGGTCTACCGTCAGATCGGGAACGCCTTCCCCCCGCCTGCTGCCGAGGCGATCGCCAGGTCAGTTGCCGAGGCTCTGGGGGCTGTGCCCAGCCGGGGCACAGATACAGGCGGGCGGTTGCGGGCAGTCAGCTAG
- a CDS encoding DNA polymerase III subunit gamma and tau, giving the protein MTTALYRRYRPDTFQDVIGQDHVTAPLMAALRADRVTHAYLFSGPRGCGKTTSARILARCLNCEQAPTDAPCGVCPSCRDLATGGPGSLDVVEIDAASHNGVDDARDLRERAAFAPARDRYKVFILDEAHMVTAQGFNALLKLVEEPPAHVKFIFATTEPDKVIGTIRSRTHHYPFRLVPPDVLEGYLGQLCGAEGVSVGPGVFPLVVRAGGGSVRDTLSVMDQLIGGAVDGSVDYQRAVALLGYTDTTLLDQCVDAVAAADGSGVFRVVERVVTSGHDPRRFVEDLLQRLRDLLVIALAGSEAGPALGSLPSDQLARMEVQARTLGASVLSRAADTTAQALGSMVGATSPRLQLELLMARLLLPGAVPGAQAPADGGQAPAVGHPLPTSAPGASAPTASPVPPASAAPPPASGPTAPAEPAPPAQQPGQTATTPQPSPRPSPPSAQPSSPRPDDGQGLTGAAEAEMIRTRWEEVLEAAKRARRATWALVGPNSQPGSLREGVLTLLFTAPGLVGAFENGGHGPVVSAAIHQALGLQVDVHAVLVGGDGPGGGGPGGSSRSRDWNGAQAGPGGSQAGAGGPQAGPGGPPAGAGGGAPVAWDRSQTGATSSGTSRDQGAPQAADRGTQGVQEGQEPPPPPEEPPDWLPEPSGPGRDATAAADGAREEPAPAGEGTRGEAYAGSAGVWTPGPGASVPDPDDGWGPVAVPGGGGAVHPVPEPTVSRRQPVSEVPAGEGSPPPVSSPPVSSPLSPPPSASASPASSTSSASPQEPPLAPVRRLHALPDLPAAASPGPSGPGTSATSAEVSDQGGGRPSRPLGLAPVTWEGPTHDAQATTSPGLAPVTWDGPAQPAQTFSDGVPLPEEPGDPEGPGAEGAVAEHDGGGATWAPSGAAGSRLAAAMAAARAAAQEHDDHSALAEDTPSEDDEDAEDAGVVGLEVVKRVLGATVIEEVTVTQEGY; this is encoded by the coding sequence GTGACCACCGCCCTGTACCGCCGCTACCGCCCCGACACCTTCCAGGACGTCATCGGGCAGGACCACGTGACCGCCCCGCTCATGGCGGCGTTGCGCGCGGACCGCGTCACCCACGCCTACCTGTTCTCCGGCCCCCGCGGCTGCGGCAAGACGACCTCGGCCCGCATCCTGGCCCGGTGCCTCAACTGCGAGCAGGCCCCGACCGACGCCCCCTGCGGGGTGTGCCCCTCCTGCCGGGACCTGGCTACCGGCGGCCCGGGCAGTCTGGACGTCGTCGAGATCGACGCTGCCAGCCACAACGGCGTCGACGACGCCCGGGACCTGCGTGAGCGGGCCGCCTTCGCCCCGGCCCGGGACCGCTACAAGGTCTTCATCCTTGACGAGGCCCACATGGTGACCGCCCAGGGGTTCAACGCCCTGCTCAAGCTGGTGGAGGAGCCCCCGGCCCACGTGAAGTTCATCTTCGCCACCACCGAGCCGGACAAGGTCATCGGCACGATCCGTTCCCGCACCCACCACTACCCCTTCCGGCTGGTGCCGCCCGACGTCCTGGAGGGCTACCTGGGCCAGCTGTGCGGTGCCGAAGGGGTCTCGGTGGGGCCGGGCGTCTTTCCCCTGGTGGTACGTGCTGGCGGCGGCTCTGTGCGCGACACCCTGTCGGTCATGGACCAGCTCATCGGCGGCGCGGTTGACGGGAGCGTGGACTACCAGCGGGCTGTGGCCCTCCTGGGCTACACCGACACCACGCTGCTGGACCAGTGCGTGGATGCCGTGGCCGCAGCCGACGGCAGCGGCGTCTTCCGGGTGGTGGAGCGGGTGGTGACCTCCGGGCACGACCCCCGCCGGTTCGTGGAGGACCTGCTCCAGCGCCTGCGTGACCTGCTCGTCATCGCGCTGGCCGGGTCGGAGGCCGGGCCCGCCCTCGGCTCCCTCCCCTCCGACCAGCTGGCACGCATGGAGGTCCAGGCGCGCACGCTGGGGGCCTCGGTGCTCTCGCGCGCTGCGGACACCACGGCGCAAGCCCTGGGGTCCATGGTGGGGGCCACCTCGCCGCGGCTGCAGCTAGAGCTGCTCATGGCCCGTCTCCTCCTGCCCGGGGCCGTTCCCGGGGCTCAGGCCCCTGCCGATGGCGGCCAGGCTCCCGCCGTGGGCCACCCCCTGCCGACGTCCGCACCGGGTGCTTCGGCGCCGACGGCGTCCCCGGTCCCCCCTGCCTCGGCAGCCCCACCACCAGCCTCGGGGCCGACGGCGCCTGCGGAGCCGGCACCTCCGGCGCAACAGCCCGGGCAGACCGCTACGACGCCACAGCCGTCGCCCCGGCCCTCCCCGCCCTCGGCCCAGCCCTCGTCGCCCCGTCCTGATGATGGTCAAGGACTGACGGGAGCGGCGGAGGCGGAGATGATCCGCACCCGCTGGGAGGAGGTCCTGGAGGCGGCCAAGCGCGCCCGGCGTGCGACCTGGGCGCTGGTGGGGCCGAACTCCCAGCCGGGGTCCCTGCGGGAAGGGGTCCTTACCCTGCTGTTTACCGCTCCGGGGCTGGTTGGGGCCTTCGAGAACGGGGGTCACGGCCCGGTCGTGTCCGCCGCGATCCACCAGGCCCTTGGGCTCCAGGTTGATGTGCACGCGGTCCTCGTCGGCGGTGACGGCCCGGGGGGCGGCGGGCCTGGCGGCAGTTCCCGGAGCAGGGACTGGAACGGCGCCCAGGCTGGTCCGGGCGGCTCCCAGGCTGGTGCGGGTGGCCCCCAGGCTGGTCCGGGCGGCCCGCCGGCCGGTGCAGGTGGTGGCGCTCCGGTCGCCTGGGACCGTTCTCAGACCGGTGCCACCAGTTCCGGGACCAGCCGTGACCAGGGAGCGCCCCAGGCTGCTGACCGGGGGACTCAGGGGGTCCAGGAAGGGCAGGAGCCTCCCCCTCCGCCGGAGGAGCCGCCTGACTGGCTCCCGGAGCCCTCTGGGCCGGGTCGGGACGCGACGGCAGCCGCCGACGGCGCCCGGGAGGAGCCCGCCCCTGCCGGTGAGGGGACCCGGGGCGAGGCCTACGCCGGTTCCGCAGGCGTGTGGACCCCTGGACCAGGGGCCTCGGTGCCGGACCCTGACGACGGCTGGGGGCCGGTGGCCGTTCCAGGAGGCGGAGGTGCCGTGCACCCGGTCCCAGAGCCGACGGTGAGCAGGCGTCAGCCCGTCTCTGAGGTCCCTGCGGGCGAGGGCTCGCCTCCACCGGTCTCCTCACCACCGGTCTCCTCACCACTGTCTCCGCCGCCCTCAGCCTCCGCGTCCCCGGCATCCTCGACGTCCTCAGCCTCCCCCCAGGAGCCTCCCCTGGCTCCGGTCCGTCGCCTGCACGCCCTGCCGGACCTGCCTGCTGCCGCCAGCCCCGGCCCGTCAGGTCCTGGAACGTCTGCGACCAGTGCTGAGGTCTCCGACCAGGGGGGCGGGAGACCCTCCCGCCCACTGGGGCTGGCTCCTGTTACCTGGGAGGGGCCGACGCACGACGCCCAGGCGACGACCTCGCCAGGGCTGGCCCCGGTCACCTGGGACGGGCCTGCGCAGCCGGCGCAGACCTTCTCTGACGGGGTCCCCCTGCCCGAGGAGCCCGGGGACCCGGAGGGACCCGGTGCCGAGGGTGCAGTCGCCGAGCACGACGGGGGCGGCGCTACGTGGGCGCCCTCTGGTGCCGCAGGATCCAGGCTGGCGGCCGCCATGGCGGCCGCGCGCGCAGCCGCCCAGGAGCACGACGACCACTCCGCCCTGGCGGAGGACACCCCCAGTGAGGATGACGAGGACGCCGAGGACGCTGGCGTGGTCGGCCTGGAGGTCGTCAAGCGGGTCCTGGGGGCCACCGTCATCGAGGAGGTCACCGTGACCCAGGAGGGGTACTGA
- the recR gene encoding recombination mediator RecR, producing MPAVYEGAVQDLIDELGELPGVGPKSAQRMAFHVLSADTAAVERLIEALRAVKARVRFCETCGNIAEEAQCAVCRDPRRDLRVICVVEEPKDVVAIERTREYRGLYHVLGGAIDPINGVGPDDLRVRELFTRLGDGQVEEVILATDPDVVGEATAAYLTRMLHTMSVPVSRLASGLPVGSDLEYADEVTLGRAFEGRRRVEE from the coding sequence ATGCCTGCTGTCTACGAGGGTGCCGTCCAGGACCTGATTGACGAGCTGGGAGAGCTGCCTGGGGTGGGGCCGAAGTCCGCCCAGCGCATGGCCTTCCACGTCCTGTCGGCGGACACTGCGGCCGTGGAGCGCCTTATTGAGGCGCTGCGCGCGGTCAAGGCCCGCGTGCGCTTCTGCGAGACCTGCGGCAACATCGCTGAGGAGGCCCAGTGCGCCGTCTGCCGCGACCCCAGGCGTGACCTGCGGGTCATCTGCGTGGTGGAGGAGCCCAAGGACGTGGTCGCGATCGAGCGCACCCGGGAGTACCGGGGGCTGTACCACGTCCTGGGCGGGGCCATCGACCCGATCAACGGGGTGGGGCCTGACGACCTGCGCGTGCGCGAGCTTTTCACCCGGCTGGGCGACGGGCAGGTCGAGGAGGTCATCCTGGCCACGGACCCTGACGTTGTGGGGGAGGCGACGGCCGCCTACCTGACCCGCATGCTGCACACGATGTCCGTGCCCGTGTCCCGTCTGGCCTCAGGACTGCCGGTGGGCAGCGACCTGGAGTACGCCGACGAGGTCACCCTGGGCCGGGCCTTCGAGGGGCGCCGCCGCGTGGAGGAGTAG
- the bsh gene encoding choloylglycine hydrolase: MMCTGLRFSDAQGHMYFGRNLDWSCGYGQRVVITPTGYRVASPYGALPEVRYPVVGMGIVVDDTPLYFDAANDQGLAVAGLNFPGYAQYATGPVDGMTSVAAYEFPLWVAAGFASVDEVEEALTSTVVVDRPVNDQLPSSLLHWIIGDATRSIVVEHTAEGLQVFHDDVDVLANQPGFAYHAENLRSYLTVASDVPAPVTWGRSRLEPYGSGGGMRGLPGDYYSPSRFVRAAYLNSHYPTKSTEEDNVSRLFHSLAGVAMIDGAARMGDGSYEVTVYTGGFSSRTSTYYYSTYEDPAVRAVAMGDYDLTGTELVQVEEPAVRKLC, from the coding sequence ATGATGTGCACAGGGCTGCGCTTCTCTGACGCTCAGGGGCACATGTACTTTGGACGCAACCTGGACTGGAGCTGCGGCTACGGGCAGCGAGTTGTCATCACGCCCACCGGCTACCGGGTCGCCTCGCCCTACGGCGCCCTGCCGGAGGTCAGGTACCCGGTGGTCGGCATGGGTATTGTCGTTGACGACACCCCGCTCTACTTCGACGCCGCCAACGACCAGGGGCTGGCGGTCGCGGGACTGAACTTCCCCGGCTACGCGCAGTACGCCACTGGTCCTGTCGACGGCATGACCAGTGTCGCTGCCTACGAGTTCCCGCTGTGGGTGGCTGCGGGTTTCGCCTCGGTCGACGAGGTTGAGGAGGCCCTGACAAGCACGGTGGTGGTGGACCGCCCGGTCAACGACCAGCTTCCGTCCTCGCTGCTGCACTGGATCATCGGTGACGCCACCCGCTCCATCGTGGTCGAGCACACCGCCGAGGGCCTCCAGGTGTTCCACGACGACGTCGACGTGCTGGCGAACCAGCCCGGGTTCGCCTACCACGCCGAGAACCTCCGCAGCTACCTCACCGTGGCCAGCGACGTGCCCGCCCCCGTGACGTGGGGGAGGTCCCGGCTGGAGCCCTACGGCTCGGGCGGTGGCATGCGCGGGCTCCCGGGCGACTACTACTCGCCCTCCCGGTTCGTGCGCGCGGCCTACCTGAACTCCCACTACCCGACCAAGAGCACGGAGGAGGACAATGTCAGCCGCCTGTTCCACTCGCTGGCCGGGGTCGCCATGATCGACGGCGCGGCGCGCATGGGCGACGGCAGCTATGAGGTCACCGTCTACACCGGCGGCTTCTCCTCACGCACGAGCACCTACTACTACTCCACCTACGAGGACCCAGCGGTGCGCGCGGTGGCCATGGGTGACTACGACCTCACCGGCACGGAGCTGGTCCAGGTCGAGGAGCCGGCTGTCAGGAAGCTCTGCTGA
- a CDS encoding ABC transporter permease — protein sequence MSWSGLRTIVVLELRQRVRATRWQVMLAAWGTVLLVMVLGLGSAAAASGTGLAGVAPLLYDTVLCFVLGVGLIVAPALSATSVNGDRADATLALVQATALRSREIAVGKLVAAWLAAIAFLAVALPFLVVLAGLGGAAWQVLLGHLLVLVVTLGAVCGIGLGFSSLAARTSASAVLTYLAVATLVVGTPIVLTASSAAVRDDQTVIHHRIDYDASTATQTVCAAEPSVRTDTIFRTERIWWMVAPNPFAALSDVSAREGRIRDRSQETPLAELGQAVNRMRVPAPSQVVYDDCSSPSDPAPASTGRARTGDAASGLQPFWPTTLLVLLVLGCGATETASRELAVPAGHLARGIRMA from the coding sequence ATGAGCTGGTCAGGACTGCGCACCATCGTCGTGCTGGAGCTCAGGCAGCGGGTCCGGGCCACCCGCTGGCAGGTGATGCTGGCGGCCTGGGGCACGGTGCTGCTCGTCATGGTCCTGGGGCTGGGCAGCGCGGCGGCAGCCTCCGGGACGGGCCTGGCGGGGGTGGCCCCGCTCCTCTACGACACGGTGCTGTGCTTCGTCCTGGGTGTGGGGCTGATCGTGGCCCCGGCGCTGTCGGCCACCTCCGTCAACGGCGACCGGGCTGACGCCACCCTGGCCCTGGTCCAGGCCACAGCGCTGCGCAGCCGGGAGATCGCGGTAGGCAAGCTCGTGGCCGCCTGGTTGGCGGCCATAGCCTTCCTGGCGGTGGCGCTTCCGTTCCTGGTGGTCCTGGCTGGCCTGGGAGGGGCGGCCTGGCAGGTCCTCCTGGGACACCTCCTGGTGCTGGTGGTCACGCTGGGGGCTGTCTGCGGGATCGGCCTGGGCTTCTCCAGCCTGGCCGCACGGACCTCCGCCTCCGCCGTCCTCACCTACCTGGCGGTGGCCACGCTGGTCGTGGGCACCCCTATCGTGCTGACGGCGTCCTCTGCCGCCGTCCGGGACGACCAGACCGTGATCCACCACCGGATCGACTACGACGCCTCCACAGCCACCCAGACCGTGTGCGCCGCCGAGCCCAGCGTCCGTACCGACACGATCTTCCGCACGGAGCGGATCTGGTGGATGGTGGCACCCAACCCCTTCGCCGCCCTCAGCGACGTCTCTGCCCGGGAGGGCCGCATCAGGGACCGCAGCCAGGAGACCCCGCTGGCGGAGCTGGGTCAGGCAGTGAACCGGATGCGTGTCCCCGCGCCCTCACAGGTGGTCTACGACGACTGCTCCTCACCCTCCGACCCCGCCCCAGCCAGCACTGGCCGCGCCAGGACCGGTGACGCCGCCTCAGGCCTGCAGCCCTTCTGGCCGACCACGCTGCTGGTCCTCCTGGTGCTGGGCTGCGGGGCGACGGAGACGGCCTCCCGCGAGCTTGCTGTCCCCGCAGGGCACCTTGCCCGCGGCATCCGTATGGCCTGA
- a CDS encoding ABC transporter ATP-binding protein: protein MSIQASGVTRSFDSVPAVSQLSISVPSGSVTGLVGPNGAGKTTLLLMLAALLRPDSGSIRVAGLDPVTQPRQVHQAVGWMPDTFGTWDSLTCSEILLTFAAAQGLDPRTARDRADQMLSLVYLSDMARTPARVLSLGQRQRLGLARALVHSPRVLLLDEPASGMDPRSRADLRTLLRDLASQGVTVLVSSHVLSELEEVVDGVIFMAHGSALAPPSPTGPPGASPGSPPGAPAGTSAAGPGASSPPPREAGAQEPTVVPAPLERTWRMRALNTLALARWAQESLPQARTTPEGSLRLAVADDAAAARLLRSALEAGVEVVSFAPAGGGLEEAYLSLEEERR from the coding sequence ATGAGTATCCAGGCCTCCGGGGTCACCCGCTCCTTCGATTCCGTGCCTGCGGTGAGCCAGCTGAGCATATCGGTGCCCAGCGGCAGCGTCACGGGGCTGGTGGGGCCCAACGGCGCAGGCAAGACCACGCTCCTGCTCATGCTGGCCGCCCTGCTGAGGCCGGACTCCGGGTCGATCAGAGTCGCCGGGCTGGACCCCGTCACCCAGCCTCGGCAGGTGCACCAGGCCGTGGGGTGGATGCCCGACACCTTCGGCACCTGGGACTCCCTGACCTGTAGCGAGATCCTCCTGACCTTCGCGGCCGCCCAGGGCCTGGACCCGCGCACCGCCCGGGACCGGGCCGACCAGATGCTCTCCCTGGTCTACCTCTCCGACATGGCCCGCACCCCCGCGCGGGTCCTCTCCCTGGGGCAGAGGCAACGCCTGGGCCTGGCGCGTGCCCTCGTCCACAGCCCCCGGGTGCTGCTGCTCGACGAGCCCGCCTCGGGAATGGACCCCCGCTCCCGGGCCGACCTGCGTACCCTGCTGCGCGACCTCGCCTCCCAGGGCGTCACCGTCCTGGTCTCCAGCCACGTCCTCTCAGAACTGGAGGAGGTGGTTGACGGCGTCATCTTCATGGCGCACGGCTCCGCCCTGGCCCCGCCCTCCCCGACAGGCCCACCGGGAGCCTCACCAGGGTCCCCTCCGGGAGCCCCGGCCGGGACCTCGGCGGCGGGTCCCGGGGCCAGCAGCCCACCACCCCGGGAGGCCGGAGCACAGGAGCCCACTGTCGTCCCCGCGCCGCTGGAGCGGACCTGGCGGATGCGGGCGCTCAACACCCTCGCGCTGGCGCGCTGGGCGCAGGAGTCCCTCCCGCAGGCGCGGACCACCCCGGAGGGGTCCCTGCGCCTGGCCGTGGCCGACGACGCGGCGGCGGCCCGCCTCCTGCGCAGCGCCCTGGAGGCCGGGGTCGAGGTGGTGTCCTTCGCCCCCGCCGGGGGCGGGCTGGAGGAGGCCTACCTCAGTCTGGAGGAGGAGCGCCGATGA